The window GCATCATCAAGAAATTCTCCGGAAAGGATCATGTTTGCCAAAACCGCATAGGTTCCCACATTCGGGTATTGTTCCTCAAAGGTGATAAGACCTGTATCGCTCATGGAAGTGGCGTCCGAACCGATAATGCAGAAGGCCCCTGATAGGGTTTGCAGATTTTCCCGTATCAAAAGCATTCGGGAAAATTGTTCCTTTGCGGCGCGGAAAATAGTTGTTACATATTCGGAAAGTTCCTTGTCTTCTTTTACACTTTCCTTTATGGCGTCTTCGTAAGATCCGGAAAGGAAGGCCGCGGTTTTTTCAAAAAAAATCTTCCGGTGATCCAGCCATTGTTCCCTGTTTGATACATTATTTTTGAGATCTTCTGCGCGGGCATAAGCTTCCCGGGGATTTTCTCCGTCATCCCAAAAAGCAAAGAATCCTGATTCATCCATAAGGGCCAGATTTTGGGCAAGTACCGGCTCAATGGCGGTATATTGAATACATTCCAAAAGGGATACGACGCGGTAATCGTAAAAAGATTTTTTCGGATACTTTAAGAGCACTGATCCGTCCTGGGCGCGGGGAATGGCAATGTCCTTTCGTATATTGTTAACCAGGGCGTTTTTAAGGGTAATGGCGGAATCGGAAACTTCAATTTCGTTTATATCCAATGTTTTATTCAGGGCAGCCAGGGCAAGATGCCCGTAGTAGTGATCCTGGTATTTTATCAACAGATCAATACGCCGCCTGTATCCATCTTTATCCGGGTCGGCGTTGACAAAGCCTGCGCCCTTTGCCCGAAAAAGAAGCGTGCTTATGGCGGGCATAACTCCTGCTGCCTGGGGAGTCCGCCGGTCATTACGGGGGATAATATTTTTTAAGGCGAAGGTATTTTCCAAAAATGATTCGTCAGTATTGGCGGCTGCAGAATTGATGTCCGAAAAAAGATTTTCCTGTTTTATCATGGTGAGGGTGAGCCAGGAATTGTCCGTAAAAGCCAGGGCCTTTCCAAAATACTCGTCAACATCACGGGTTAAATAGGCAATGGAACCTTCAAGTTCCCTTCGTACTGAGCGGTTAATTCCCAGGAATTCGTTCTTTATGGTTTCCGCTTCTCCGGACTTTATGATTCCGCCGGAAAATCCGTCAATCACCTGGACTGCGGCCTCGTCGATGCGTCCGAAGCCGTCGTCCAGATATTGGGAAAATATCGCCGCCGCATAATCCGGGTTAAGCCGTTCGGGGCTTGGATCAAGGTAATTCAAGTCAAATACAAGGGCTTCAACCCCGATTTCCCTGAGCAGCACTGTCACATCAGCCATGACATCCCTCGGAAACGGGAAGCCTCCGCCATATTTTATTGAGTCGTCGTCCAGGGTAAGCACTACCACCGAATCATCCTCTGTCAGCGAGGGTATGGCCCTGAGAAATAAATCAAAGACCTGATTGTCCAGAGAACTGAAAAAAAGAGGGATAGCAAGTACAAGCGCCCCCAGGGGAACCAGAAAAACCGGTAACTTACGGATCCCTTTTTTGCTCATTCTTCTGTTACGGGATATTCTTCGGCCGCGTCCGAGGCCCGGGCAGAAGCGGTAGAAATTTTCCCCGCAGTTCTGGAAACAGACCCGGTGTCTGTTTCCGCCACTTTGCCGCTGATGCGTAAACCGGAGGCTATTGCTTCTGCGCTTAAATCCTTAACGGTCCCATTTGACATGGCCCTGATGATGAAATTCTGATTTCCCGATCGTACTGTGACGCTTGCCCCAAGGCCCGTGTGAATCACCGTCTGTTCATCAAGCACATCACCCGCCTTGACTTCCACCCTTTTGCCGTTGGCTTCCTGCTCTACCCTGCCTGTAACGCTTTCCACAGTGTAGCGCTCCTGAGCGGAAACAATTCCCGTAAAAGCCAGAACCAAAATCGCCGTAAAAAAAATCTTCTTCATATTTATACTCCTGTAAAAAATATTTTTCATGCTTACTTATCATTTGCCTTCTCTATGCCCCGTTTTGCGATCTCGTTATCCGGTGACACCACCAGGGCCTGGGTAAACCACCGCTTCGCCGTTGCATAATCCATTTCCATCAGCGCCAGATTCCCCCGGTTCGTCATTGCCGGGATTGACCCCATCCCGGCGGCCCGTTCGTAGGCTGCCTTTGCATCCGCTGTTTTCCCTGTCCGTATAAGCAGTATCCCAAGGCGGTTATACAGGGCTGCCGTGGGCGCGGTCCGTATTTGTTCCTGTACCGCGCGCAACAAAGGTGCAATGTCGGCGTTGACATAGCCAGTAAAAGCTGCCTCCACATTCCTCTGCAGCAGGGACGTTTCAGGCTTGCTGAATTGTATTCCCTGTGCAGCCAGGGGCGCAGGAGGATACAGTACCCAGGCGTCTTCCAGCACAATACAATCCGCAGTTGCCCCTGCCGCAAAAACAGCGGAAAGCCCTTCCGACGCCTTTCCCCAGGAAGCGGTAAATCCGTTGTTAAAGGCCGCCATTGAAAGAGGGAGCCAGATTTCGTCATCAATTATGAGGAGTTTTTCTGTACCGTTAAACAGGGTTTCCGCCTGAGCCCTGTCAATTCCCAACGAAAGGGCGGTGATAAAATCATTGCTTGTGGGAATAAGCGCCGCCCGTATTCCCGAAGCTTCCAAAGCTGCCGCGTAGAGGAGGCCTGCATCAAGTTCATGGCCGCCCCTGAATCCCAGGGTTTCAACGGGGAACTGAATTTCCATGGGGCTTCCTTCTTCCCTGTCCCCTGTTTCCCGTGTCCGCACACCTGCTGCCCTTAAACCCTCAAAGAGCCAGATCCCAAACTGCATATTCTGGTTCAGCCCTATCCGCTGGTTTGTCCGGGCCATACCGGTAATGTATTTCGCGTATTCCAGCACTTCAGGCGATGTGGGCGACACAAAGGCCGCAAGACCCGCAGAATCGCCCGAGGGATAGGCATTCCGGTTATACACCTGTACTGCCGCTGTCCTTACCTGTTCCCGCTCCTTCCCCAGAAATGAATACCGTATGACCGCTTCCCCTACAATCCGTCCCCGGTCGGTGAAATTTAAAACTTCCGGAGAAAAATCCGCATACAGGGGAAGCTCCACGGTCCGCCCTTTGGCGATGAGGGGAATCGTCCCGCAGGCATATTCCGAAGCCGTATACTTACCCGCCCGGAAACTCACCCGCACATTCCGTATCTCCGCGTTTTCGTTGTTTCGTATCAAAAGCGTTCCTATGCTGTTCCGCTGGTACAGGGAAAGGTATACGGGGAAAACCGCCTCATCCTGCTGTACCGTGAGATCCACATCCCCGGCGCCTGCCCTGGTTTCAAAATTGAGTTGAGCCGTAAGGCCGATATACATTCCTGAATGAAGGGCGCCGCCCTGGTCATGGTAATTCCTGTAGCCGCTGTTGGCGGAGAGAACAAAGGAGGGGACAAACCGAAAGCCGATTCCGCCCCCCGCGCGCAGCCACCATGACGCAGGGGTCCGGCTTTTTTCCATGATCCCCGTATAAACACCTGCGGCCCCGTCAAGCCGGAGCAGCAAACGGGACAGAGGATAATAATAAAGGCTTAAGCCCGCCCCTGCCGAATAGAGGCTCAAGCCTTTATCCGTCCCGCTTGCCAGAGGCGCGTAATTTATGCCCCCTTCAATACCTGCGGTGTATCCAATACCCAGTGGATTGGGCCAGACGCTTGAAAGGTCAAGATCAAAAAGCAGGTCCCCGCCGCCCCCCAGGTCATAACGGGTTTTCGCCGGTTCCCCCAGGGGGATAAACAGAAAGCCGCCGGGCCTGAGGGAGAAGTCAAGGGCGGGGAGGGCAGGAACAAAAAAGACGGTAATGGCAAACATTGCCCAATATCTCTTTTTACAAGACCGTCTGCCAGAAGCGGCATAGATTCTCATCATCTGCCCCCGTTATTCATACTTAAAATAAAAATACTCTCCATAGGAGACAGAGTTATCCTGCCTTGGAGCTCTGTTCATATAGTGCCCCATTGGGGAACCCCATCCTGCCCAATATGCGAGGGCTGATCCGGGTAAATAGTCGGGTTCGCCGTCAATACTGGGGACAATTAAATAACTTGTAGTACCGGCGGCATTTTCTGCTTTAAGATTAAGACGAACAACATACAAGGGAAATTCTCCGTGGTAGTATTCATTGCCTTTCATTCTGTCTTTATAGGCGGCTAATATACGGTCCCGGCGTTCCTGCTCCGCTGGGGTATTGTCAGGAGAAGATGCGCCTTGGGCATATAAAGAATAAGAATAAACTTTCGCATCGTCGCCATAATTTTGGGGGGACGCCGGATTTTTATAAAACACCCGGATTCCGTTGACAGGCCACTGAGTGTAAGTTGTCTGAAATATAAAATAAATAGTCTTTGAACTATAATGGCTTCCCGGCACATCCTCAGGCGAAGGCGGTACTACCACTGGGACCGATGGAGTAACAGCAGCATAGCGCGGGAAAAATTTTGCCGGATTTATTACCCCTTCGGTATCTTCATGAAAGATGCTCATTGCTGTTTGATAATTCAAATTGGGAAATATATCATTAGCGCTGGTGACAGTAGTGTGGGGGGCGCTGTTATATGCAGGCGGCGGATAAGAAGAATTTGAAGTATAGTTCGCTTTCATCCGGTAGCGAATACGTTTGTCCGTACCAAGGGAAAGTCCCGAACGGTCTTTGATGTTTCCGTCAAGGATAATATCAATAAAAATATCATTCCCATCCCAATAGTCACCGCTAAGACTTCCGACAAAAAAAGGGGTTCCTGTGTTTCGCAGCCGTGTCCACAAAGTGAGTACTGTCCCATCGGCGCTTAATACCGGCGGACAAAAGAAATTTTCAAGATAATAACCGGGAATGCCAATGCCCGGGTTGGTGCCGGTAATGCGGATATTGTTGAATCTGACGCTAAACTGCCCGTTGTTACCCGAGGGGTTAAAGGGGCCGGGGCGCCCAACGTCGATATTGGGATCGTTATACATGGGGTATGCTGTCCATGTGTCCTTATAGGTTCCGCTGTAATAAGCGTACTGGCTTGCCCTGATAGTATTTTCGTCAATAGGTTTTGAGAACCGTATTTGTACATAATGGTTTTGATTTACAAGGCCCTTTGCATCGGGCGGAGGAAAAATAGTAAAATCATTAACGTTATTCGCCCCTTCCCCCAGGGGCACTATTTTTACTGTCCGACTGCCGGGATTGATATGCACTGTTACCGTAGTTTCAAACTGCCCGGGCGCAGAAAATTCCACTTCCTTTTGCCCAAGCTCTACCCCGTCAAGAAAAGCTTGCCAGCGAATAAAGCCGTAAGCGGGAAAGGGGGTAAATTTGAGGCTAAAGGGAATATCCAGTTTGCGTCCGGTCAAGGTTCCACCCGGTGTTGCTACGCCCGCAAGAACATCCTCCACCATCACATTAATCTCAGGCGCATTGGCTTCCCACACCGCCTGATCAATCTTTCCCGCCACATCATCGTCAAGCCTGGAATTAATAAGATCGCAGCCGGTTAAAAGCATACCGCAAAAGAACAGCGCCGCTGCCAGGCAAACAAGCCTCAAAACCGTAATTTTACCGCTTTTCATTGCTTTTCCTTATAAGCCGATGTAATTAAATTCTAGCCCGTTTCAGAGAAAACAACATCACCCCAAGTATGATCTTTAGGAAAAAGAGGGAATTTCCGTATCACCCCAAGGGTGATATGGAGTTTTAAGTCTCCAAAAACTCATTTTTTGAAAACAAAAAGCTTATTATGTATGAAATAGTATACACTTATTGCGTTTTTTAGCATATATTATAAAAGAAGTCATATTTTTCTGAAAAAAAGTAAGAAGTATGATTTTTTCTTATATCAGGTGTTACCTGTTGTTATAATTATATACAGGATAAAGAATTAGTCAACTACCCGCGTTGCCTCATAAATAATCTAACCCAAAACAGGGAATGCCTCATAATAAAATTCTAACCCAAATTATGTAGCCTATATCCGGTAACAAGGGTACCGGAGGGCTCAATGGGGTTAACGATGAAAGAGAAACAGGCGCTTGCCAGAGAAATCAGCAAGCGGTATCGCAAAGCCGGGAAAAAGGGCAAGACCGCTATCCTGGACGAGTTTGTCCAGAACACAGGGTACAACCGGAAATACGCCCTGCACCTTTTGGCGAATTGGGGGAGAACGGAACTGGTCAGACTGGCCGGAAGGGTTGTTAAGCTCAAGGCCGATGCGTTTAAAAAACGAAAAGCAGGGGGAGGGCGGAAGCCGGTCTACCAGGCGGCAACGATAAAAGCCCTCAAACTGATTTGGGAGTTCTTTGATTACATGTGCGGGAAAAGGCTTTCCCCCTTCCTCCGGGAACAGATGCCTTTCCTCAATCCCTGCAAGGAGTTTGGCATCACCAAGGAGGTAAAGGCGCAGCTGCTTGCCATAAGCCCCGCCACCATCGACCGGAAGCTCAAGCCTGAACGGAAGAAGCTGGAATTAAAAGGACGGAGCGCCACACGGCCCGGCGGCCTCCTCAAGCACCAGATCCCCATCCGTGTCTTTTATGCCTGGGATGAGAGGAAACCGGGCTTTTTTGAGCTGGATACGGTGGTTCATGACGGCGGAAACGCCTCAGGCGAGTTCTGCTGTACCCTCAATGCCACCGATGTCTATTCAGGCTGGGTGGAGCTCCGCGCCCTCCTCAACAAGGCCCATCGCTGGGTTAAAGAGGAGGTGTCTCTCTTCCCCTCCCAGTTTCCCTTCCCCCTTTTGGGCATCGACAGCGATAACGGCGGGGAGTTCATTAATTACCAGCTCAAGGCATGGTGTGACGAACACCGCGTCCAGTTCACCCGCAGCCGTTCCTACCACAAGAACGACAACTGCTTCGTGGAGCAGAAAAACGACATGACCGTCCGCAGGACCGTGGGGTACTATCGCTATGACACCCTCCAGGCCAGAGACGCCCTGGCCGAGGTCTACCGCCATCTCTGTCCCCTGCTCAACTATTTTTACCCTTCAGAAAAAATAATCGCCAAGGAGCGGATAGGGGCCAGGGTCAAGAAGGTGTACGACAAACCCAAGTCGCCCTACAGGCGCCTCTTGGAATCCCCTGACCTTCCTGATATTTTTAAGAACGAGCTTCGACGCAGGGCTGCCCGTCTCAATCCGGTCAAGCAGAAACGCCTGGTCAACCATGCACTGATGGCTCTCTTCGAGCTTCAGAGCCAGAAGTCCCTTGCTGCTTCGGCTCTTGAAGATATTTAGCTACGGTTAGATTTTTATTGTGAGGCAGCCGTTCTTTTCGGTTAGATTTTATTTTGAGGCATTACGCTACCACCTGTTATGTGTCAATACCTACTTATACCTCAAAATATGGGATTCTGCTGTCAGATGTGCTGTCAATTCTTTTCACCCGCCTAAAACCAGCCCAAACCGCCCCGAATAAGGCCCCCGGAAAGCAGAAAGGACAAAAGCCTACCGGCTTTTCCCAACTCATTAACGCCGCCCTTTTTTACGCCGCATTGTCCCAGGGTAAAACCTTCGCCCCAAATCGGCGTAAAAAACCCCGGCCCCCACCCCCGCCAACCGGGGCCGTTATCCCCATACCGCCACCACCGTTCCGTAACCCGGCGGCATTGCCGCCGGAATAATCCGTAGGACAAAGCGCCATAGGCCGTTCCGTCCGCTCCGTAAACTCCGCTCCCTCCACGGCCCAAGGCGCTTACCCGATTTACCAAGGGGGATAAAGGCGGGGGCAACATCACCCAAATTAAAAGCCCCATTTTCACCAACAGTAAAGATGCCGTCCCAAGCAGCCCCCGCCTTCCCCCTTGAACCCCCATACCACCCTCACTGTCTAAAGCCCCGCCAACACCCGCCGCCTGCCTAACGGCAAGCAGCGCATTAGTCGCAAGTGTAAAAATTCCTAAGATCGCAAGCGGAAGCCATCAACCCCGCTATGAAGCATTTACCCGCTATACTCCAAAGCCGGGGCATACAAACAGCGGCCCTCCATTGCCCCATACCGTATAGCCCTCATGGGGACTAAACCGCATGGGGCAATTCCGGGCCGCCTAAAGCCGTATCCTGGCCAATGGACCCTCCGGCGCTGCGCTTCTCCGGGACCACCGGCCCCCCGGCTTTTCCGCCTGGTCCTCCGCATACCGGGACCGTTATTCCCATATCGCCGCCCATCGGCCTTTATCCGCACAAGCATTTTTCTAAAGCACTCCGGGGGCGTCCTGCCCCCTCCGTGCCGCATGGGGGCTAATCCTCACGCCCCCATGCTTAACTTTATTTCCACAGGCAATTATCCCAGCGCCCTATCGGGCGCCCGATGCTTCGACAGTAAAAAAATTATTCCCTGCTCCGGCTGTAATAAAACCACACTCCGTAATTCGGCTGTATATAAACCGTGGGGGGATCATCGTACTACGCCCACCCAGGGCCGCTTCTTCCATCGAGCTAAGAGTAGTTCGGTGGTGGTTTATGGACGACCTGTATTGTCCCTCCCCCTCGCCGCCGGGCTTCCCCCTCTCTGGCGGGCTGCGCCCGCGAAATATGTTGGGTTTATTCCCGCCGCTCCCTTCGGTCGCTCTGGTCGTAAACCCTTCATCAACGGCTCAAAGGGGGAGGGACAGCCCCCGGCCCGTGGCCGGGGCCGAGAGGTATAAAAAAATACAAACATCCATGTTTGCATTTTTTTATTTCCAGGCGGCGTCCTGCCGCCCGTCCATAAACCACCACAGCGGGGCGTACTATGCCCACCCGGATTTTCGGTTTCCCAACAAGCCCTATCGTAGTTCGCCCCACGGCTGACGTGAAGTGAAAACCCCTCGGCTGATAAAAACATTCTCCCCACCTTCGCAGACCCTCCCTCGCCGATAGGCGAGTTCTTCACCTTCATCGGCAATAACCGCCACCCCTCCGGCCCTGCGGTCCTCCGGGTAGGCGGCCCATGATGCGAACCGATACCATCATCCCCAATTCCCTGACCGCCGCCTTCTCCCCCGAACCGGGGCCGATGTTGGGTGATGAAGCCTAGTCCCTCCGTAACACCCGCCCACCCTTTCAGGGAGGGCGGGCCGATACCCCAAGTACCGTCGCCGCCGATGGGTGAACCGCCCCCTGCGGGGGCGGCCCGATGAATGACCGATGACCAAACGAATTCACGAATTCAGCAAGGCCCCTATATAATATATAAGAAAATTATATTTTCTTTTTTTTAATGACAGAATAGTCATAAAAAAAAGAATAGAGAGTATACGGAATA is drawn from Leadbettera azotonutricia ZAS-9 and contains these coding sequences:
- a CDS encoding CHASE2 domain-containing protein, which encodes MSKKGIRKLPVFLVPLGALVLAIPLFFSSLDNQVFDLFLRAIPSLTEDDSVVVLTLDDDSIKYGGGFPFPRDVMADVTVLLREIGVEALVFDLNYLDPSPERLNPDYAAAIFSQYLDDGFGRIDEAAVQVIDGFSGGIIKSGEAETIKNEFLGINRSVRRELEGSIAYLTRDVDEYFGKALAFTDNSWLTLTMIKQENLFSDINSAAANTDESFLENTFALKNIIPRNDRRTPQAAGVMPAISTLLFRAKGAGFVNADPDKDGYRRRIDLLIKYQDHYYGHLALAALNKTLDINEIEVSDSAITLKNALVNNIRKDIAIPRAQDGSVLLKYPKKSFYDYRVVSLLECIQYTAIEPVLAQNLALMDESGFFAFWDDGENPREAYARAEDLKNNVSNREQWLDHRKIFFEKTAAFLSGSYEDAIKESVKEDKELSEYVTTIFRAAKEQFSRMLLIRENLQTLSGAFCIIGSDATSMSDTGLITFEEQYPNVGTYAVLANMILSGEFLDDAPKALSFGIAVVLCFILSFFIVHLDTGEAMAAGILTLLLCAFLFVLFFIITKIYIGMVYPLVSMGLAFLSMTGIKFISTSREKSFLRMAFSRYLSPAVIGEIINDPSKLNLGGEKREISAVFTDIQGFSTISEQLDPTHLVTLLNVYLTEMSDIILKNRGTIDKYEGDAIIAFFGAPLYQADHAASACYSAIGIKKAEKELNKKIREENLSPSPLYTRVGINTGDMVVGNMGTVDKMNYTIMGNAVNLAARLEGVNKQYHTGGILISEYTKNQAGEDFLYRSLDQVRVVGINTPVRLYELLGVRAEAKKDSLVILSEWEKAMLFFENQQYRKAAFLFRALAEKNPGDQTAKFYESRCIQYLKNPPPPDWDGVHNLSQK
- a CDS encoding integrase catalytic domain-containing protein; this encodes MGLTMKEKQALAREISKRYRKAGKKGKTAILDEFVQNTGYNRKYALHLLANWGRTELVRLAGRVVKLKADAFKKRKAGGGRKPVYQAATIKALKLIWEFFDYMCGKRLSPFLREQMPFLNPCKEFGITKEVKAQLLAISPATIDRKLKPERKKLELKGRSATRPGGLLKHQIPIRVFYAWDERKPGFFELDTVVHDGGNASGEFCCTLNATDVYSGWVELRALLNKAHRWVKEEVSLFPSQFPFPLLGIDSDNGGEFINYQLKAWCDEHRVQFTRSRSYHKNDNCFVEQKNDMTVRRTVGYYRYDTLQARDALAEVYRHLCPLLNYFYPSEKIIAKERIGARVKKVYDKPKSPYRRLLESPDLPDIFKNELRRRAARLNPVKQKRLVNHALMALFELQSQKSLAASALEDI